One Cheilinus undulatus linkage group 22, ASM1832078v1, whole genome shotgun sequence DNA window includes the following coding sequences:
- the LOC121504085 gene encoding low affinity immunoglobulin gamma Fc region receptor II-a-like, protein MEITALCAVVVALRVLPNRSQFFQYESVSLRCGEQGICSNWLLKRNTLYETNQVCFEPQKSTYEPVCALDALYPLDSGVYWCESAAGECCEAVNITVTTGPVILESPALPVTEGDDVTLRCINRMTYSASLSPDEHAASSSNLPVDFYKDGLLIGSSSTGNMTIHSVNKSNEGLYKCNISGVGQSLDSWLSVRVPDPAVPDASPVPEPSVLRVICHVVAGTPHLLSTIILALIYRDRRRAARVVSEDQSHHVVMEME, encoded by the exons ATGGAGATAACAGCTCTGTGTGCAGTCGTAG TGGCTCTGAGAGTTCTACCAAACAGATCCCAGTTCTTTCAGTATGAGTCTGTCTCACTGAGATGTGGAGAGCAGGGAATCTGTTCTAACTGGCTGCTTAAGAGGAACACATTATACGAGACAAATCAAGTGTGTTTTGAACCACAGAAAAGCACATATGAACCTGTCTGTGCCTTGGATGCTCTTTACCCTTTAGACAGTGGAGTATACTGGTGTGAGTCTGCAGCAGGAGAGTGCTGTGAGGCCGTAAACATCACAGTGACCA CTGGTCCTGTGATCCTGGAGAGTCCTGCTCTTCCCGTCACGGAGGGAGACGATGTGACTCTACGCTGCATAAACAGAATGACTTACTCCGCCAGTCTTAGTCCTGATGAGCACGCAGCTTCCTCTTCCAATCTCCCAGTTGATTTCTACAAAGATGGCCTCCTCATCGGTAGCAGCTCTACAGGAAACATGACCATCCACAGTGTTAACAAGTCTAACGAAGGACTCTACAAGTGTAACATCTCTGGAGTTGGACAGTCTCTGGACAGCTGGCTCTCTGTCAGAG TTCCAGACCCAGCAGTTCCTGATGCCTCTCCAGTCCCCGAACCTTCTGTCCTCAGAGTTATTTGTCATGTAGTCGCTGGGACTCCACACCTACTGTCCACCATCATACTAGCCCTCATTTACAGGGACAGGAGGAGAG CTGCTCGTGTTGTTTCAGAGGACCAAAGCCATCATGTCGTCATGGAGATGGAGTAG
- the LOC121505019 gene encoding uncharacterized protein LOC121505019 isoform X2, whose translation MSPSRSQFFLYERFSLSCDALSQGGLLKRNTTRKGVETCPNGWGALKNSTCTIYTTYPFDDGLYRCETESGEQSLALTISVTAALRVLPNRSQFFKYESLSLSCGEQAISSHWTVKRNTSYRTNEECTESWLTDHEENKKPARVVNEPDYFLDCLFPFDSGVYWCESAAGECSQPVNITVTHGVVILESPALPVKEGDSVTLRCTSRLTSSTVQTDFYKDGRLISSSKTGNMTIHSVSRSDEGLYKCISGVEESLDSWMSVRVAGTPYLLSTIILALIYRDRRRAARVVSEERSHRVIMEME comes from the exons ATGAGTCCCAGCAGATCTCAGTTCTTCCTGTATGAGCGTTTCTCTCTGAGCTGCGATGCCTTATCCCAAGGAGGTCTGCTGAAGAGAAATACGACCAGGAAAGGAGTGGAGACCTGCCCGAATGGTTGGGGAGCTCTGAAGAACTCCACCTGCACCATCTATACCACTTACCCCTTTGATGATGGACTCTACCGGTGTGAGACAGAGTCAGGAGAGCAGAGCCTCGCTTTAACCATCAGTGTCACAG cCGCTCTGAGAGTTCTCCCAAACAGATCCCAGTTCTTTAAGTATGAGTCCCTCTCACTGAGCTGTGGAGAGCAGGCGATCTCTTCTCATTGGACGGTTAAGAGGAACACATCATACCGAACTAATGAGGAGTGCACTGAATCGTGGCTAACAGATcatgaggaaaacaaaaagCCAGCAAGGGTTGTAAATGAACCAGACTACTTCCTGGATTGTCTTTTCCCATTTGACAGTGGAGTGTACTGGTGTGAGTCTGCAGCTGGAGAGTGCAGCCAGCCTGTCAACATCACAGTGACCC ATGGTGTCGTGATCCTGGAGagtcctgctcttcctgtgaaGGAGGGAGACAGCGTGACTCTACGCTGCACCAGCAGACTGACTTCCTCCACCGTCCagactgatttctacaaagatgGCCGCCtcatcagcagcagcaagaCTGGAAATATGACCATCCACAGTGTTTCCAGATCTGATGAAGGACTCTACAAGTGCATCTCTGGGGTTGAAGAGTCACTAGACAGCTGGATGTCTGTTAGAG TCGCTGGGACTCCATACCTGCTGTCCACCATCATACTGGCCCTCATTTACAGGGACAGGAGGAGAG CTGCTCGTGTTGTTTCAGAGGAACGAAGTCATCGAGTCATCATGGAGATGGAGTag
- the LOC121505019 gene encoding inactive tyrosine-protein kinase 7-like isoform X1 yields MSPSRSQFFLYERFSLSCDALSQGGLLKRNTTRKGVETCPNGWGALKNSTCTIYTTYPFDDGLYRCETESGEQSLALTISVTAALRVLPNRSQFFKYESLSLSCGEQAISSHWTVKRNTSYRTNEECTESWLTDHEENKKPARVVNEPDYFLDCLFPFDSGVYWCESAAGECSQPVNITVTHGVVILESPALPVKEGDSVTLRCTSRLTSSTVQTDFYKDGRLISSSKTGNMTIHSVSRSDEGLYKCISGVEESLDSWMSVRVPDPAGPDAGPHAPPVPVFNILSVFCHVVAGTPYLLSTIILALIYRDRRRAARVVSEERSHRVIMEME; encoded by the exons ATGAGTCCCAGCAGATCTCAGTTCTTCCTGTATGAGCGTTTCTCTCTGAGCTGCGATGCCTTATCCCAAGGAGGTCTGCTGAAGAGAAATACGACCAGGAAAGGAGTGGAGACCTGCCCGAATGGTTGGGGAGCTCTGAAGAACTCCACCTGCACCATCTATACCACTTACCCCTTTGATGATGGACTCTACCGGTGTGAGACAGAGTCAGGAGAGCAGAGCCTCGCTTTAACCATCAGTGTCACAG cCGCTCTGAGAGTTCTCCCAAACAGATCCCAGTTCTTTAAGTATGAGTCCCTCTCACTGAGCTGTGGAGAGCAGGCGATCTCTTCTCATTGGACGGTTAAGAGGAACACATCATACCGAACTAATGAGGAGTGCACTGAATCGTGGCTAACAGATcatgaggaaaacaaaaagCCAGCAAGGGTTGTAAATGAACCAGACTACTTCCTGGATTGTCTTTTCCCATTTGACAGTGGAGTGTACTGGTGTGAGTCTGCAGCTGGAGAGTGCAGCCAGCCTGTCAACATCACAGTGACCC ATGGTGTCGTGATCCTGGAGagtcctgctcttcctgtgaaGGAGGGAGACAGCGTGACTCTACGCTGCACCAGCAGACTGACTTCCTCCACCGTCCagactgatttctacaaagatgGCCGCCtcatcagcagcagcaagaCTGGAAATATGACCATCCACAGTGTTTCCAGATCTGATGAAGGACTCTACAAGTGCATCTCTGGGGTTGAAGAGTCACTAGACAGCTGGATGTCTGTTAGAG TTCCAGACCCAGCAGGTCCTGATGCTGGTCCTCACGCCCCTCCAGTTCCTGTATTTAACATCCTCAGTGTTTTTTGTCATGTAGTCGCTGGGACTCCATACCTGCTGTCCACCATCATACTGGCCCTCATTTACAGGGACAGGAGGAGAG CTGCTCGTGTTGTTTCAGAGGAACGAAGTCATCGAGTCATCATGGAGATGGAGTag
- the LOC121505019 gene encoding low affinity immunoglobulin gamma Fc region receptor II-b-like isoform X3, whose translation MEITALCAIVAALRVLPNRSQFFKYESLSLSCGEQAISSHWTVKRNTSYRTNEECTESWLTDHEENKKPARVVNEPDYFLDCLFPFDSGVYWCESAAGECSQPVNITVTHGVVILESPALPVKEGDSVTLRCTSRLTSSTVQTDFYKDGRLISSSKTGNMTIHSVSRSDEGLYKCISGVEESLDSWMSVRVPDPAGPDAGPHAPPVPVFNILSVFCHVVAGTPYLLSTIILALIYRDRRRAARVVSEERSHRVIMEME comes from the exons ATGGAGATAACAGCTCTGTGTGCGATCGTAG cCGCTCTGAGAGTTCTCCCAAACAGATCCCAGTTCTTTAAGTATGAGTCCCTCTCACTGAGCTGTGGAGAGCAGGCGATCTCTTCTCATTGGACGGTTAAGAGGAACACATCATACCGAACTAATGAGGAGTGCACTGAATCGTGGCTAACAGATcatgaggaaaacaaaaagCCAGCAAGGGTTGTAAATGAACCAGACTACTTCCTGGATTGTCTTTTCCCATTTGACAGTGGAGTGTACTGGTGTGAGTCTGCAGCTGGAGAGTGCAGCCAGCCTGTCAACATCACAGTGACCC ATGGTGTCGTGATCCTGGAGagtcctgctcttcctgtgaaGGAGGGAGACAGCGTGACTCTACGCTGCACCAGCAGACTGACTTCCTCCACCGTCCagactgatttctacaaagatgGCCGCCtcatcagcagcagcaagaCTGGAAATATGACCATCCACAGTGTTTCCAGATCTGATGAAGGACTCTACAAGTGCATCTCTGGGGTTGAAGAGTCACTAGACAGCTGGATGTCTGTTAGAG TTCCAGACCCAGCAGGTCCTGATGCTGGTCCTCACGCCCCTCCAGTTCCTGTATTTAACATCCTCAGTGTTTTTTGTCATGTAGTCGCTGGGACTCCATACCTGCTGTCCACCATCATACTGGCCCTCATTTACAGGGACAGGAGGAGAG CTGCTCGTGTTGTTTCAGAGGAACGAAGTCATCGAGTCATCATGGAGATGGAGTag